A single window of Cheilinus undulatus linkage group 12, ASM1832078v1, whole genome shotgun sequence DNA harbors:
- the ndufa2 gene encoding NADH dehydrogenase [ubiquinone] 1 alpha subcomplex subunit 2 gives MAAAAVRSIGSTLGKNLRELRVHLCQSSAASQGARDFVEQHYVTLKKWNPEFPILIRECSGVQAKIWARYDFGKESSVTVENMSADQVATALQTLVQAKH, from the exons ATGGCGGCCGCCGCAGTCCGGAGCATCGGCTCCACTCTGGGTAAAAACCTCCGGGAGCTCCGCGTGCATCTCTGCCAGAGCTCCGCTGCGAGTCAAGGCGCGAG AGACTTTGTGGAGCAGCACTATGTGACTCTGAAGAAGTGGAACCCAGAGTTCCCCATCCTGATCAGAGAATGTTCCGGAGTCCAGGCCAAAATCTGGGCTCGATACG ACTTTGGGAAGGAGAGCAGCGTCACCGTGGAGAACATGTCAGCTGATCAGGTGGCCACGGCTCTGCAGACGCTGGTCCAGGCCAAACATtaa